In Prosthecobacter sp. SYSU 5D2, one genomic interval encodes:
- a CDS encoding DJ-1 family glyoxalase III, which produces MSKCVLCLLTDGFEEIETVTPVDLLRRAGAEVVLAALGGRLLVAGRCGITLQADAFLDDLDTSAFDMLFIPGGPAVKALRQDDRPAVLAQSFYEAGKFVAAICAGPLILHDAGLLAGRRHTAHDSTYDELPFAEPEEEVVMDGRLITSRGAGTALPFGLALAALLCGKEEADKVALAIMA; this is translated from the coding sequence ATGTCCAAATGTGTCCTGTGCCTGCTGACGGATGGGTTCGAAGAAATCGAAACCGTCACCCCCGTGGATCTCCTGCGCCGGGCGGGTGCGGAGGTGGTATTGGCTGCCCTGGGCGGACGCCTTCTGGTGGCGGGGCGATGCGGCATCACCCTCCAGGCAGACGCCTTTTTGGATGACCTGGACACCAGCGCCTTTGACATGCTTTTCATCCCCGGCGGACCTGCCGTGAAAGCCCTGCGCCAGGATGACCGCCCGGCTGTGCTGGCACAGTCGTTTTATGAAGCGGGAAAGTTCGTGGCCGCCATCTGTGCCGGCCCGCTGATCCTCCACGATGCAGGCCTTTTGGCAGGCCGGCGACATACCGCTCACGATTCCACCTATGATGAGCTGCCCTTCGCCGAGCCTGAAGAGGAGGTCGTGATGGACGGACGCCTCATCACCTCCCGTGGTGCCGGGACCGCCCTTCCCTTTGGCCTCGCCCTGGCAGCCCTTCTCTGTGGCAAAGAGGAAGCTGACAAGGTCGCCCTGGCCATCATGGCCTGA
- a CDS encoding M48 family metalloprotease yields the protein MPSLFTRLLAAMSPSFDGGRRRGIGCHPRIILAVLIMGGTLAYHYLGTTEYENEFTGRTQRLAFATAEEEIALGLQSAPMMIRQMGGQSRDGKAQALVDRVGTKLVQSSLARQTPYRFDFHLLGDRQTVNAFALPGGQIFITEALFRLFKNEDQLAGVLGHEIGHVVGRHSNEQMATSKLWQGLAQGAGVLLSDGQSSAGHQIAGMVANMRVMKYGRDDELESDALGVRFLIDAGYNPEAMVGVMEILASASKGSSQPEFMSTHPAPENRVERIRAEIAKYRLKN from the coding sequence ATGCCGTCTCTTTTCACCCGCCTCCTGGCCGCCATGTCACCTTCGTTTGATGGCGGGCGGCGGCGCGGCATCGGCTGCCATCCGCGCATCATCCTGGCTGTGCTGATCATGGGCGGTACCCTGGCTTACCATTACCTCGGCACCACCGAGTATGAAAATGAATTCACCGGACGCACCCAGCGGCTGGCCTTTGCCACGGCCGAGGAGGAGATCGCCCTGGGCCTGCAGTCCGCCCCAATGATGATCCGCCAGATGGGCGGCCAGTCCCGCGATGGCAAAGCCCAGGCCCTGGTGGACCGCGTGGGTACCAAACTGGTGCAGAGCAGCCTGGCACGTCAGACACCCTACCGCTTTGATTTTCATCTGCTGGGGGACCGGCAGACGGTGAATGCCTTTGCCCTCCCGGGCGGGCAGATTTTCATCACTGAAGCCCTCTTCCGTCTGTTTAAAAATGAAGACCAGCTCGCCGGTGTACTGGGCCATGAAATCGGCCACGTCGTGGGCCGGCACTCCAATGAGCAAATGGCCACCAGCAAGCTCTGGCAGGGCCTGGCCCAGGGTGCAGGCGTGCTTTTGTCAGACGGGCAGAGCTCCGCCGGCCATCAGATCGCCGGCATGGTGGCCAACATGCGCGTCATGAAATATGGCCGTGATGATGAACTGGAATCCGATGCCCTCGGCGTACGCTTCCTCATTGATGCCGGTTACAATCCCGAGGCCATGGTCGGCGTGATGGAAATCCTGGCCTCGGCCTCCAAAGGCAGCAGCCAGCCGGAATTTATGAGCACCCACCCGGCCCCAGAAAACCGAGTGGAGCGCATCCGCGCCGAGATCGCCAAATACCGCCTGAAAAACTGA
- a CDS encoding Gfo/Idh/MocA family oxidoreductase — translation MIRSLLTFASLLLAVSPVSAQNIRAGIIGLDTSHVLAFSKTLNADPQKPEVMGVRMVAAYPQGSKDIESSTKRVPEYTEKVKAMGVEIVPSIEALLEKVDVVFLETNDGRPHLEQLLPCLKAGKPVYIDKPIAGSLVDAVKIFDEAKKAGVPVFSSSSLRFGADTQAVRGGSIGKVKQAETSSPASLEPTHPDLFWYGIHGVESLFTVMGKGCQSVKRSTTADGKIQVVGTWEGGRTGTYTEGKGYTGKAIGEKGEAAVGSSAGYDPLLVSIVHFFRTGVAPVSPEETLEIYAFMEAADESKRQGGAEVTLKSVMDKAIAEARR, via the coding sequence ATGATTCGTTCCCTCCTTACCTTTGCTTCCTTGTTGCTGGCGGTTTCGCCGGTATCTGCACAGAACATCCGCGCCGGGATCATCGGCCTGGACACCTCCCACGTGCTGGCTTTTTCCAAAACGCTGAATGCGGATCCGCAGAAGCCGGAGGTCATGGGCGTGCGCATGGTGGCCGCCTATCCGCAAGGGTCCAAGGACATCGAAAGCAGTACCAAGCGTGTGCCTGAATACACGGAGAAGGTGAAGGCGATGGGAGTGGAGATCGTGCCGAGCATTGAAGCGCTGCTGGAAAAAGTGGACGTGGTTTTTCTGGAAACCAATGATGGCCGCCCGCACCTGGAGCAGCTTCTGCCCTGCCTGAAGGCGGGCAAGCCAGTGTATATTGACAAGCCTATCGCAGGCTCATTGGTGGATGCGGTGAAGATTTTTGACGAGGCCAAGAAAGCCGGTGTGCCGGTGTTTTCATCCTCCTCGCTGCGGTTTGGCGCGGATACCCAGGCCGTTCGTGGGGGCAGCATTGGCAAGGTGAAGCAGGCGGAGACATCCAGCCCGGCCTCCCTGGAGCCGACGCATCCGGATCTGTTCTGGTATGGCATTCATGGTGTGGAAAGCCTCTTTACCGTGATGGGCAAGGGCTGCCAGTCGGTGAAGCGCAGCACCACGGCGGATGGGAAAATCCAGGTCGTCGGCACCTGGGAAGGCGGGCGCACCGGCACCTATACGGAAGGCAAAGGCTATACGGGCAAGGCCATCGGCGAAAAAGGGGAGGCCGCTGTGGGCTCCTCCGCCGGGTATGATCCGTTGCTGGTTTCCATCGTCCACTTTTTCCGTACCGGCGTGGCACCCGTCAGCCCGGAAGAGACACTGGAAATTTATGCATTCATGGAAGCGGCGGATGAGAGCAAACGCCAGGGCGGAGCCGAAGTGACCCTGAAGTCCGTGATGGACAAGGCCATTGCCGAAGCCCGTCGCTAA